The Terriglobales bacterium genome includes a region encoding these proteins:
- a CDS encoding polysaccharide biosynthesis/export family protein — protein sequence MRLRTALMVCVCLMCGIGHGYSQSTLATASELPSQASPEPEGTVSPQFTERHPRYKLRPGDVLELTFELSPELNQQISVQPDGFVTLKQVGDFYVAGESVPKFRESVTTAYSKFLHDPIITVDLKDFEKPFFTAGGMVAHPGKYEMRGDVTLVEALAQAGGLTEESKHSQVLLFRRVSQDWAQAKVIDVKKMLNHKTLAEDIHLQPGDMIFVPQNRVSKIRKFIPTAGLSMYSPIP from the coding sequence ACCGCATTGATGGTCTGCGTATGTCTGATGTGTGGAATCGGCCATGGCTATTCCCAGTCGACATTGGCGACCGCGAGTGAGTTGCCCTCGCAAGCGAGCCCAGAGCCGGAAGGCACGGTCTCTCCGCAATTTACTGAGCGTCATCCCCGATACAAATTGCGTCCCGGAGATGTGCTCGAGCTCACATTTGAGTTGAGTCCCGAATTGAACCAGCAGATCTCGGTGCAACCGGATGGATTCGTCACGCTAAAGCAAGTAGGCGATTTTTACGTGGCTGGGGAGTCCGTTCCTAAATTCAGAGAATCGGTAACGACTGCCTACAGCAAATTCCTGCACGATCCGATCATCACGGTCGATCTGAAGGATTTCGAGAAGCCATTCTTCACCGCGGGAGGAATGGTTGCGCACCCAGGCAAGTACGAGATGCGCGGAGACGTGACTCTGGTGGAGGCTCTCGCGCAGGCAGGCGGCCTCACCGAAGAATCGAAGCACTCGCAGGTGCTGCTCTTCCGTCGAGTATCGCAGGATTGGGCACAAGCGAAGGTGATCGATGTAAAGAAGATGCTGAACCACAAAACTCTGGCCGAGGACATTCATCTGCAACCGGGGGACATGATTTTCGTTCCACAAAATCGTGTTTCCAAGATTCGCAAATTCATTCCTACGGCGGGTCTCAGCATGTACTCGCCGATCCCATGA
- a CDS encoding AAA family ATPase yields MLLDYFRLREQPFGVTPDPRFFYPSDTHREAMASLLYGVQSERAFMAMVAQPGMGKTMLLFHLLEQLGSGVRTAFLFQTQCDSRELLGYLLTDLGLKVQAYDPIQMHEQLKEELLREARAGRRVVVIIDEAQNLDKSVLETVRLLSDFECPSRKLMQIILAGQPQLSQKIGSPELIQLRQRLSMIIQIRPLTGKDVATYIARRLQVAGYAGPALFSPEAVGMIAVRSRGIPRIINNYCFNALSLAFAMKKTGIDGDVVSEVAHDLELVDLYADGTTNPESNDIIPIELPVLPPEPRAAVPIRASAHWIASEAAAMNTAPISPESMGIRDLRSAALPSYNVDTSKPPVKLTPRAVPRRERNRSASSLAVARKRLRSRSARLDALGREVGRQLRGISAFVIRLTGLEITRDRLPAMTVKSESPRVPEISPRQIVEQAGAGYMEGANV; encoded by the coding sequence ATGCTGCTCGACTACTTCCGCCTTCGAGAACAGCCATTCGGTGTTACGCCCGATCCGCGCTTCTTTTATCCGTCTGATACGCACCGCGAAGCGATGGCCTCTCTGCTCTACGGAGTTCAGTCAGAGCGGGCTTTCATGGCCATGGTCGCTCAGCCCGGAATGGGAAAGACGATGCTGCTCTTCCATCTCCTGGAGCAGCTCGGGAGCGGCGTTCGTACCGCATTTCTATTCCAGACGCAATGCGACTCACGCGAATTGCTTGGCTACTTGCTCACCGATCTCGGATTGAAAGTACAGGCATACGATCCCATCCAGATGCACGAACAATTAAAAGAAGAACTGCTGAGGGAAGCTCGTGCTGGACGTCGAGTCGTGGTGATTATCGACGAGGCTCAGAATCTCGATAAATCCGTTTTGGAAACAGTGCGTCTGCTATCGGACTTTGAGTGTCCCAGCCGCAAGCTCATGCAGATCATCCTCGCGGGGCAGCCGCAGTTGTCGCAGAAGATCGGAAGTCCCGAGTTGATACAACTGCGTCAGCGCTTGTCGATGATCATTCAGATTCGGCCTCTCACCGGAAAAGATGTGGCGACTTATATCGCACGTCGCCTGCAGGTCGCGGGCTATGCAGGTCCTGCACTATTTTCGCCTGAAGCCGTAGGCATGATCGCGGTGCGAAGCCGTGGAATCCCGCGCATTATCAATAACTATTGTTTCAACGCGCTGTCGCTGGCTTTCGCGATGAAGAAGACTGGGATTGATGGCGACGTCGTAAGCGAAGTCGCCCACGATCTTGAGCTGGTGGATCTCTACGCCGACGGTACAACCAATCCCGAGAGCAACGACATAATCCCGATCGAACTCCCGGTACTTCCGCCGGAACCGCGGGCTGCTGTTCCGATTCGGGCATCGGCACACTGGATTGCGAGCGAGGCCGCCGCAATGAACACGGCGCCAATTTCTCCCGAAAGCATGGGGATTCGCGATCTTCGTTCAGCGGCGCTGCCCAGCTACAACGTCGATACCAGCAAACCACCTGTGAAGCTAACACCCAGGGCTGTTCCGCGCCGCGAGCGTAATCGGTCAGCTTCCTCCCTGGCAGTCGCGAGAAAGAGGCTGCGGTCGAGAAGCGCTCGGCTCGATGCCCTTGGACGTGAAGTTGGCAGGCAGTTGAGAGGTATCTCTGCTTTTGTGATCCGGCTGACAGGTCTTGAAATTACTCGCGACCGCCTTCCCGCGATGACCGTGAAGTCAGAATCACCGCGAGTGCCCGAGATTTCGCCGCGCCAGATTGTAGAGCAGGCCGGAGCCGGCTACATGGAAGGAGCGAACGTATGA
- a CDS encoding CpsD/CapB family tyrosine-protein kinase produces the protein MSRNFELLHQLNGPTNADVSANVLATPVFHEPAAEKARLIPQERTADLLTVRELEEEKLVHSLFFETQPSPRVVVFTGLDAGSGATSLCSRAGALLASKTTGSVCLVDANLRHPALHLGFGVENQAGLVDALLEVGTINSFARPLEHERLWMVSAGTEVPDAHTLLASERLAAYVNELRENFDYVLVDSPAASLYTDSLVLGAISDGVALVLKANVSRRATASKIVGDFAGAGVRVLGAVLNQRTFPVPSAIYSWL, from the coding sequence ATGAGCCGAAATTTCGAGCTCTTGCACCAACTGAACGGTCCAACGAACGCGGACGTCTCCGCGAACGTCTTAGCAACGCCCGTCTTCCATGAACCTGCCGCTGAAAAGGCGCGGTTGATCCCGCAGGAGCGCACCGCCGATCTGCTCACCGTTCGCGAACTCGAAGAAGAAAAACTTGTGCACTCCCTGTTCTTCGAAACGCAACCCAGCCCCCGAGTCGTGGTGTTCACCGGCCTGGACGCCGGCAGCGGAGCCACATCGCTATGTTCGCGCGCTGGAGCGTTGCTCGCTTCGAAGACCACCGGTTCGGTTTGCCTGGTCGACGCGAACCTGCGCCATCCGGCATTGCACCTGGGTTTCGGAGTTGAAAATCAGGCAGGGCTGGTGGATGCGCTACTTGAAGTAGGAACGATTAACAGTTTCGCGCGGCCGTTGGAACACGAAAGGCTTTGGATGGTATCAGCGGGCACAGAAGTTCCGGATGCGCACACGCTGCTTGCCTCCGAGAGACTCGCAGCATACGTCAACGAATTGCGTGAGAACTTTGATTACGTACTCGTCGATTCTCCGGCGGCATCGTTGTATACGGATTCGCTGGTGCTCGGGGCAATTAGTGATGGTGTGGCGCTCGTGCTCAAGGCAAATGTTAGCCGGCGGGCGACTGCAAGCAAGATTGTTGGGGACTTTGCCGGAGCCGGCGTACGCGTGTTGGGAGCTGTGTTGAACCAACGCACGTTCCCGGTTCCGAGCGCGATTTATAGCTGGCTGTAA
- a CDS encoding UpxY family transcription antiterminator has product MATQTETPFTTAGATGSRAHEGSWFAVHTRARHEKKVDTLLRGKNIDTFLPVVSKVQRWSDRNKKIQFPLFPCYTFVYMPSSAEQFVRVLRTPGIVRIVSSGCEPLPIPKEQITSIRLLLNQNVPYWEHPFLCAGQRVRVRGGCLDGVEGILSEVKSNRTLVISADPIQRSIAIRADDYDVEPI; this is encoded by the coding sequence ATGGCCACCCAGACAGAAACTCCATTCACAACAGCTGGCGCGACAGGCAGCCGCGCACACGAAGGTTCCTGGTTTGCGGTCCACACGCGCGCCCGCCATGAGAAAAAGGTGGATACTCTGTTGCGCGGCAAGAATATCGATACATTTCTGCCGGTGGTCAGTAAAGTACAGCGATGGAGCGATCGCAACAAAAAAATACAGTTTCCTTTGTTCCCTTGTTACACGTTTGTGTACATGCCTTCTTCTGCGGAACAATTTGTCAGAGTACTTCGGACTCCAGGAATCGTGCGCATCGTGAGCTCCGGCTGCGAACCGTTACCGATACCTAAGGAGCAAATCACGAGCATCCGTCTGTTGCTCAATCAAAATGTCCCATATTGGGAGCATCCCTTTCTTTGCGCCGGCCAACGTGTGCGCGTTCGCGGAGGCTGCCTGGATGGAGTCGAAGGCATACTGTCCGAAGTGAAGTCAAATCGCACCCTGGTGATCTCCGCTGATCCAATTCAGCGTTCCATCGCGATTCGCGCTGACGACTACGACGTAGAACCTATCTAG
- a CDS encoding sugar transferase, whose protein sequence is MFHISTSNSAISFSLLNQLRALLMLYVALTLLCAHSLGLYRLRRRNIGETLAIAKSVGLASMVCGAFVLWAGQPLSLPAIGCMGAMNIGAFAAWRAWGRHTASHRVDTGTMRNVLIVGANASGTALAHSISANPHWGFVVRGFLDDRAHSNGIRVAGTVAQLAEIARAEYIDDIFIAPPYDRALVWKLTDQARRNHWNVKVVPEFWEPAMVRPQVELLGELPVFSLHREPIPAVALFLKRSLDVMLSLCAAPIVIPLIGALALLVKLDSPGPAFYCASRIGRRGRKFCCWKLRTMISNADEMKEELRARNQRSGPFFKLSFDPRITRIGRLLRKSSLDEIPQLWNVLCGDMSLVGPRPHPVDDYERYQLEHRRRLQVRPGITGLWQVKARRDPSFDLNMALDLTYIENWSLWLDCKILLQTIPVVLRGTGQ, encoded by the coding sequence ATGTTCCACATTAGTACCAGCAACAGCGCAATCAGCTTTTCGTTGCTGAATCAACTCCGCGCGCTGCTGATGCTGTATGTGGCTCTGACACTTCTGTGCGCTCATAGCTTGGGCTTGTATCGGCTGCGGCGTCGGAACATCGGGGAAACCCTGGCGATCGCCAAGTCTGTTGGCCTTGCCTCGATGGTCTGCGGAGCATTTGTTCTGTGGGCCGGCCAGCCTCTTTCTCTGCCGGCAATCGGCTGCATGGGAGCGATGAATATTGGCGCATTCGCCGCGTGGCGGGCATGGGGTCGGCACACCGCCAGTCACCGTGTTGATACGGGCACAATGCGCAACGTGCTGATCGTTGGCGCCAATGCCTCCGGGACCGCCTTGGCGCACTCGATCTCGGCGAATCCGCATTGGGGGTTCGTTGTGCGCGGGTTTCTCGACGATCGCGCGCATTCGAACGGAATTCGAGTGGCTGGAACTGTGGCTCAGTTGGCAGAGATTGCGCGGGCGGAGTACATCGATGACATTTTCATCGCACCCCCTTATGATCGCGCACTCGTCTGGAAACTTACCGATCAGGCACGCCGGAATCACTGGAATGTAAAAGTAGTTCCCGAATTTTGGGAGCCGGCAATGGTGCGTCCACAAGTCGAGCTCCTGGGAGAGTTGCCGGTCTTCTCACTGCATCGTGAGCCGATTCCCGCAGTCGCACTTTTTCTAAAACGCTCTTTGGACGTGATGTTATCGCTCTGTGCCGCACCCATCGTAATTCCTCTTATTGGTGCTCTGGCGTTGCTGGTGAAACTGGATTCACCCGGCCCGGCCTTCTATTGCGCGAGCCGAATTGGGAGAAGAGGACGGAAATTCTGTTGCTGGAAGCTGCGCACCATGATCTCCAACGCGGATGAGATGAAAGAGGAACTTCGAGCCAGGAATCAGAGGTCAGGACCATTCTTCAAACTATCGTTTGATCCACGTATCACACGCATAGGCCGGCTGCTGCGCAAGAGCAGCCTCGACGAGATACCTCAGCTCTGGAATGTTCTTTGCGGAGACATGAGCCTGGTGGGCCCGCGGCCGCATCCAGTAGACGACTATGAACGCTACCAGCTCGAACATCGCCGTCGCCTGCAGGTGCGTCCGGGCATTACTGGACTGTGGCAGGTTAAGGCGCGACGAGACCCTTCATTCGATCTCAATATGGCACTTGATCTGACATATATCGAGAACTGGAGTCTATGGCTCGACTGCAAAATTCTTCTGCAGACCATCCCAGTCGTTCTCCGAGGAACTGGACAGTAG
- a CDS encoding class I SAM-dependent methyltransferase → MNLQTSVLKFRVAWGMLTRRPLPVRLRHEFNLWAGNGRGERMEREHLPFADRMFNAIQFTPDARILDLACGEGWASRLLAGRVGPSCQIVGIDIADGMIQRASLKSATFPNLSFRCGQAHALPFTSNSFTNAFCIESFYYFENQGMVLRELMRVLQPGRELFLLFCLYKENLGSLEFPDWVRVPVHLRSISEYKHILETEGWEEVKTQEFISDTASPEHPGFHDRALFIRAKKPR, encoded by the coding sequence ATGAATTTGCAAACTTCTGTACTGAAATTCCGAGTCGCATGGGGCATGTTGACGCGAAGGCCGCTGCCGGTGCGACTGCGTCATGAGTTTAACCTGTGGGCGGGCAACGGGCGTGGGGAGCGGATGGAACGCGAACATCTGCCGTTTGCCGATCGAATGTTCAATGCTATCCAGTTCACACCTGACGCCCGCATCTTGGATCTCGCGTGCGGAGAAGGATGGGCCAGCCGGCTCCTTGCGGGCCGAGTTGGCCCCAGCTGTCAGATCGTTGGCATCGATATCGCCGACGGGATGATCCAGCGGGCCTCCTTGAAGAGCGCCACCTTTCCCAATCTGAGCTTTCGGTGCGGACAAGCTCACGCGTTGCCCTTTACTTCGAACTCCTTTACGAACGCGTTTTGTATCGAATCTTTTTATTACTTCGAAAACCAGGGAATGGTGCTGCGGGAGCTCATGCGCGTACTGCAGCCGGGTCGAGAATTGTTCCTGCTGTTCTGCCTCTACAAGGAAAATCTTGGATCGCTGGAATTCCCAGATTGGGTTCGAGTACCTGTGCATCTGCGCAGCATCTCGGAGTACAAGCACATTCTCGAAACTGAAGGTTGGGAAGAGGTAAAGACGCAGGAGTTCATATCCGATACTGCATCGCCAGAGCATCCTGGCTTCCATGATCGCGCTTTGTTCATTCGTGCTAAGAAACCGCGGTGA
- a CDS encoding ATP-grasp domain-containing protein codes for MAPSKTEHSSKHTIANIDNSTPAVVLKSVAHGGLGIVRSLGRLGIPAYTIEASPWTPAIYSRYNRGVVKLDVETAPAAQALDQLHEFAERLGTKSVLIPSTDYAAIFIADHAEKLRRWFLFPEQSSDLLSKLYSKWEMYLLAKRIGVPTVETLLPRTREDVLHFAQTMRFPVVLKAIDGTRLSRYCGKKMFIVHRIDELLHLYDSLEDPVSPNLILQEYIDGEDDSVWMFNGYFNQRSECIAAFTGKKLRQCPAFSGYTCLGVCLANPVVQETATQFLRALNYNGLVDIDFRYDQRDGQYKILDVNPRIGATFQLFTAQNGMDLVRLYYLDVTGQRVPPAAIKEGRKWIVGDLDVASSLRYLRAGRLTLSQWLGSLQRIEDTAYFAADDPLPVLLRVADDACEFVRRACNGLLRIRPQSHPHVVATASGTLAGDSEPEAA; via the coding sequence ATGGCTCCGTCTAAAACTGAGCATTCCAGCAAGCATACGATTGCGAACATCGACAACTCCACCCCAGCGGTAGTGCTCAAGTCGGTGGCGCATGGGGGACTCGGAATTGTGCGCAGCCTGGGCCGGCTGGGAATCCCGGCGTATACGATCGAGGCTAGTCCTTGGACTCCGGCAATTTACTCGCGCTACAACCGGGGCGTTGTAAAGCTGGACGTCGAGACCGCACCTGCAGCCCAGGCTCTCGATCAACTGCACGAATTCGCAGAAAGACTTGGCACGAAGTCCGTCCTTATCCCAAGCACGGATTACGCTGCCATTTTCATCGCCGATCATGCGGAAAAATTGAGGCGCTGGTTTCTCTTCCCGGAACAGTCTTCAGACCTCCTGAGCAAGCTTTACAGCAAATGGGAAATGTATCTGCTAGCGAAGCGAATTGGAGTACCGACGGTTGAGACCCTGTTGCCGCGCACCCGGGAAGACGTGCTGCACTTTGCCCAAACAATGAGATTCCCTGTCGTCCTGAAGGCGATCGATGGAACGCGCTTGAGTCGCTACTGTGGGAAGAAGATGTTCATCGTGCATCGCATCGACGAGTTGCTCCACCTTTATGACTCGCTCGAGGATCCAGTCAGTCCAAACTTGATTCTTCAGGAATACATTGACGGTGAAGACGACTCAGTTTGGATGTTCAATGGCTACTTCAACCAACGCTCGGAATGCATAGCTGCATTTACGGGCAAAAAGCTGCGGCAGTGCCCTGCGTTCAGTGGTTATACGTGCCTGGGTGTTTGTCTGGCAAATCCGGTGGTCCAGGAAACCGCGACTCAATTCCTGAGAGCTCTCAACTATAACGGGCTCGTCGACATCGATTTTCGCTATGACCAACGTGACGGCCAGTACAAGATCCTCGATGTAAACCCTCGCATAGGAGCTACTTTTCAGCTGTTCACTGCCCAGAATGGGATGGACCTCGTCAGACTCTACTATCTCGACGTTACCGGACAGAGAGTACCCCCGGCGGCTATCAAGGAAGGACGAAAGTGGATTGTTGGCGACCTCGATGTAGCTTCCTCTCTGCGTTATCTAAGGGCGGGTCGCCTCACCCTGTCGCAATGGCTGGGTTCATTGCAGCGCATCGAAGACACTGCCTACTTCGCCGCAGATGATCCCCTTCCAGTTCTTCTTCGGGTTGCAGATGACGCTTGCGAATTCGTTCGCCGTGCCTGTAACGGGCTCCTTCGCATTCGTCCACAATCACACCCGCACGTCGTTGCAACAGCATCGGGAACGTTGGCAGGCGATTCGGAACCGGAGGCCGCGTGA
- a CDS encoding O-antigen ligase family protein produces the protein MNLRSSQGSLKMLATLVLVGSATVFLLAVLPFSSLSGALVFTSVVGICFCIGLIACFGRMRFRENLTFVLGIYCWWFIIISEQLFVRKGLSESSLEGSFSSSAYGEVFVWILLFIVISTVLARRGLTASVFKGQTKWLLMFVVVAIFSCAYSPAPLFALAWAFKLLVAVMILISCAGELNKNGNHLTLWKSLYWAYVVLVFVPLASTLTHPTSIFGWRGFTGDQPPEFRLNTNIHPVDLSQHAGLLVILGITLHALDRRRGRMVVSMLAAAVMLLAVGKAAILSCVACTLLFFLLQKRIKTGAGWLLLVATAAILVFFLTPIGSYFQDYGEHERVDTLTGRTELWELAVPAIKASPILGHGFMSSKFISESVDLDWDAGQMHNAFLEVLYNNGCIGLLLVLAMNACIIRNLWRVLRNSHEPGLRTLASGCFALYSFLLLNGFVEPTFGGRPSCVFLVFGALLVLSEGLRKTAVPESPDVRAAVVHYSPVEA, from the coding sequence TTGAATCTTCGTTCCTCGCAAGGGTCTTTGAAGATGCTGGCGACGCTCGTCCTTGTGGGTAGCGCGACGGTATTCCTGCTGGCGGTGCTCCCTTTTTCGTCGCTCTCCGGTGCTCTGGTTTTCACTAGCGTTGTCGGAATCTGCTTTTGTATCGGATTGATCGCGTGTTTTGGTCGAATGAGATTCCGCGAAAACCTCACCTTCGTGCTTGGAATTTATTGCTGGTGGTTCATCATCATTTCCGAGCAGCTGTTCGTTCGCAAGGGACTTTCGGAATCGAGCCTCGAAGGTAGCTTTTCGAGCTCCGCTTATGGTGAGGTCTTTGTCTGGATACTACTATTTATCGTCATTTCGACCGTACTGGCGAGGCGAGGACTTACTGCAAGTGTCTTCAAGGGACAAACGAAATGGCTGCTGATGTTCGTCGTGGTGGCTATCTTTTCCTGCGCATATTCCCCTGCTCCTCTGTTTGCTCTGGCATGGGCTTTCAAGCTGCTGGTGGCTGTGATGATCCTCATAAGTTGCGCTGGTGAACTTAACAAAAACGGCAATCATCTGACGCTTTGGAAATCACTCTACTGGGCCTATGTAGTTCTGGTATTCGTACCGCTGGCGAGCACCCTTACGCATCCGACAAGTATTTTCGGCTGGCGCGGATTTACAGGCGACCAACCCCCGGAGTTTCGCCTCAACACCAATATCCACCCTGTAGATCTGTCCCAGCACGCGGGCTTGCTTGTCATTCTGGGAATCACGTTGCATGCTCTGGACCGTCGGCGCGGCCGGATGGTGGTGTCTATGCTGGCAGCGGCGGTGATGCTTTTAGCTGTGGGAAAGGCTGCGATCCTGTCCTGTGTCGCCTGCACTCTGTTGTTCTTCTTATTGCAAAAACGCATCAAGACAGGCGCCGGATGGCTGCTGCTGGTAGCGACAGCGGCAATACTGGTATTTTTTCTCACGCCGATCGGTTCTTACTTTCAGGATTATGGCGAACATGAAAGAGTCGACACGCTCACGGGTAGAACAGAATTGTGGGAGCTTGCCGTGCCGGCAATTAAGGCAAGTCCCATTCTGGGACATGGCTTCATGTCTTCGAAATTCATATCTGAATCGGTAGATCTGGATTGGGATGCCGGCCAAATGCACAACGCATTTCTCGAGGTTCTCTATAACAACGGATGTATCGGCCTATTGCTCGTACTCGCGATGAATGCATGTATCATACGCAACCTCTGGCGTGTGCTCCGGAACAGTCACGAGCCTGGCTTGCGCACCTTGGCTTCAGGCTGTTTCGCCCTGTACAGCTTTCTACTGCTGAATGGTTTCGTCGAACCCACTTTTGGTGGACGCCCTTCCTGTGTCTTCTTAGTCTTTGGCGCATTGCTCGTGTTGAGCGAAGGCCTGCGCAAGACTGCCGTGCCCGAATCTCCAGATGTGCGTGCTGCTGTGGTTCACTACTCTCCGGTTGAGGCTTAG
- a CDS encoding polysaccharide deacetylase family protein gives MPQTLVTTSWDDGHPLDLRVAEMLVRHGMTGTFFVPLRNQTHPRLSAGDLRSLSDGGFEIGSHGMLHRNLLAVPRRELRWEIADSKVELEQLIGRRVRLFCYPIGRYNSEITREVEHAGYDGARTIRMLYTKPEFHSLHIPTTLQVYRHARSAYLRNLLRRSGVRDLVDYCVSFRNCNSWVELGCRLFDRALREGGVWHLYGHSWEIDEHGLWGELEQMLQYVAGRPEVRYVRTVDTLSSNSVCLPQIA, from the coding sequence GTGCCACAAACGCTGGTAACTACAAGTTGGGACGACGGGCATCCGTTGGATCTGCGCGTCGCTGAGATGCTTGTCCGTCATGGAATGACAGGTACATTTTTTGTTCCACTCCGTAATCAGACTCATCCTCGTCTCAGTGCTGGTGATTTACGTAGTCTCTCCGACGGCGGTTTCGAGATCGGCAGCCACGGTATGCTGCACCGTAATCTGTTGGCTGTCCCGCGAAGGGAGCTTCGCTGGGAAATCGCGGATTCCAAAGTGGAACTTGAACAGCTCATCGGCCGTCGGGTACGGCTCTTTTGTTATCCCATAGGCAGATATAACTCGGAGATCACCCGTGAAGTCGAGCATGCAGGTTATGACGGTGCCCGTACAATTCGCATGCTTTACACGAAGCCGGAGTTCCACTCGCTGCATATTCCCACGACGCTGCAGGTTTATCGCCATGCTCGTTCTGCGTATCTGAGGAATCTGTTGCGGAGAAGCGGAGTGCGCGATCTCGTCGACTACTGCGTGTCGTTCCGCAATTGCAATTCGTGGGTAGAGCTTGGATGTCGCCTCTTCGATCGTGCGCTCCGCGAAGGCGGCGTCTGGCACCTATACGGCCATTCCTGGGAGATCGACGAGCATGGCCTCTGGGGAGAGCTCGAACAGATGTTGCAATATGTCGCCGGTCGCCCCGAAGTTCGATATGTACGAACAGTCGATACTCTTTCGTCGAATTCTGTTTGCCTTCCGCAAATTGCCTGA
- a CDS encoding glycosyltransferase family 4 protein: protein MKILTAHNYYHYPGGEDVVFAQEKSLLEKHGHHVFSYERSNDELESKGALPRVLGAAAAVWSRTTYSEFSQLLRRLSPDIVHVHNTSLVISPSVFWACKDMQVPVVHTVHNYRLLCPNTAFYRDGHPCESCAGGNMWHGIARGCYRSSRLATSVAASAVAYHWHRGTWTHAIDRCIAPSNFLREKLISGGLAPERITVKPHFVEPDPGVISHRERYAIFVGRLSPEKGIATILKAWEQLGDIPLRIVGDGPERAELEAVCREKKLNVQFTGNVPRMQVFTHLQRARLLVFPSITYESFGMGIIEGYASGVPVVASDHGAMRELVQNGHTGLRFRPADADDLAHTIRSLWPDEEALVRMGRNARQEFERKYTAEANYRALIAIYEHVLSIRNSSVAVTAPAAA, encoded by the coding sequence GTGAAAATCCTTACCGCTCACAATTACTATCACTATCCTGGCGGCGAAGACGTCGTCTTTGCTCAGGAGAAGTCGCTACTCGAAAAGCATGGGCATCACGTCTTCAGCTACGAACGCAGCAACGATGAGTTAGAGTCCAAGGGCGCGCTGCCTCGCGTGCTGGGAGCGGCTGCGGCGGTTTGGTCGCGCACGACCTACTCTGAGTTTTCGCAGCTTTTGAGACGGCTGTCGCCCGATATCGTGCATGTACACAACACGTCTTTGGTCATATCGCCTTCTGTCTTCTGGGCGTGCAAAGACATGCAAGTTCCGGTGGTGCACACAGTGCATAACTACCGGCTGCTGTGTCCCAACACTGCGTTCTATCGCGACGGCCATCCTTGCGAGAGTTGTGCCGGAGGAAACATGTGGCATGGCATCGCGCGTGGTTGTTATCGTTCCTCGCGCCTCGCTACGAGCGTTGCCGCCTCTGCTGTTGCCTACCACTGGCATCGCGGAACGTGGACGCATGCCATCGATCGCTGCATTGCACCCAGTAATTTCTTACGCGAGAAGTTGATCTCGGGCGGACTAGCTCCAGAGAGGATCACGGTCAAACCGCATTTCGTGGAACCCGATCCCGGAGTTATCAGTCATCGCGAGCGCTATGCCATTTTCGTCGGACGGCTCTCCCCGGAAAAGGGAATTGCAACGATTCTCAAAGCCTGGGAGCAGCTCGGAGATATTCCGTTACGAATAGTCGGTGACGGACCGGAGCGCGCCGAACTCGAAGCTGTCTGCCGAGAAAAGAAACTGAACGTGCAGTTCACCGGGAACGTTCCTCGCATGCAAGTATTTACTCATCTACAGCGCGCACGACTTCTCGTCTTTCCCAGTATTACTTACGAGAGTTTCGGAATGGGAATCATCGAAGGCTATGCGTCTGGAGTGCCTGTGGTCGCATCCGATCACGGCGCCATGCGGGAACTCGTGCAGAACGGACATACTGGCCTCCGCTTTCGACCGGCGGACGCGGATGACCTTGCCCATACGATCCGCAGTCTGTGGCCGGATGAGGAAGCGCTGGTCCGTATGGGCCGAAACGCTCGCCAGGAGTTCGAGCGCAAGTACACGGCAGAAGCAAATTATCGCGCTCTCATCGCGATCTATGAGCACGTCCTAAGCATTCGCAATTCGTCCGTTGCTGTCACCGCCCCAGCTGCCGCGTAG